In Osmia bicornis bicornis chromosome 1, iOsmBic2.1, whole genome shotgun sequence, the following proteins share a genomic window:
- the LOC114883207 gene encoding uncharacterized protein LOC114883207 isoform X1: MFTFTGPRETSNDRNRTRTRFSAARVAVDSPWEYGPEYTFQVRVNSTAIPEEGSYVSIQLNVTAKLVCQPKGFYALSCHFRDSEANSYVWLDGTPAVPVNQEAYGFNQDQFEIKFNEQGLESLVVNENIQPRELDMIRVIVDQLNIGVLVGKDGETFVAVENFTMGECATAFTVDRNVIGYPSHKNRGYMLGTMFSVKDGELVQIRKVRHLHMCTHKVPYFFGSAESFRQVSDVVSTVSSSKNVIMLTSTEFLSGTTNVITTNKVSEGMMTTLYENISLMLESILPAKSKPVVVKDPEPASIFIGRWLIDKSFEDDSSMEI, from the exons CCAACGATCGTAATCGTACGCGAACACGTTTTTCAGCCGCACGTGTAGCCGTCGATTCGCCGTGGGAGTACGGGCCCGAGTACACTTTCCAGGTGAGAGTCAATTCGACGGCGATACCCGAAGAGGGTAGCTACGTTAGTATCCAGCTGAACGTGACAGCGAAATTGGTATGCCAGCCGAAAGGATTCTACGCGTTGAGTTGCCATTTTCGTGACTCGGAGGCGAACAGTTACGTCTGGCTGGACGGGACACCGGCGGTACCGGTCAACCAAGAAGCTTACGGTTTCAACCAGGATCAGTTCGAGATTAAATTTAACGAGCAAGGACTGGAAAGTCTGGTGGTGAACGAAAATATTCAACCGAGGGAACTGGATATGATTAGGGTGATCGTTGATCAACTGAACATCGGTGTACTCGTTGGAAAGGACGGAGAAACGTTCGTAGCGGTGGAAAATTTTACCATGGGAGAGTGCGCGACGGCTTTCACCGTGGATAGAAACGTAATTGGTTATCCATCGCATAAGAATCGTGGATACATGCTGGGTACCATGTTCAGTGTGAAGGATGGTGAACTGGTGCAGATTAGGAAGGTTAGGCACCTTCATATGTGCACCCACAAAGTGCCCTATTTTTTCGGAAGCGCAGAGAGCTTTAGACAAGTCAGCGACGTGGTGTCTACTGTT AGTTCATCGAAGAACGTCATCATGCTAACATCCACGGAGTTCTTATCAGGTACAACAAACGTTATAACCACCAACAAAGTATCCGAAGGAATGATGACAACTTTATACGAGAACATAAGCCTGATGTTAGAATCAATTCTACCAGCTAAAAGTAAACCAGTCGTGGTAAAAGATCCCGAACCAGCTAGCATATTCATTGGAAGATGGTTAATAGATAAATCGTTCGAGGATGATTCCTCGATggagatttaa
- the LOC114883204 gene encoding vitellogenin-like, whose protein sequence is MLAIILPFFLAAHVPVDQPSESSNWQQYGPESTYDVLVNMSLSNIVHQKDNFCSMIGAELKCRLKGSDTLGCRFANGKIVRPDPEDARCSNAKNFVPINDRFVDEQPFEVRFNSRGIENLVVSRNIARWRLDMIRAIIGQLNVGFELEKGRQRFVTMENSSIGYCEVEIKMSRTGYSREDTADDRRRFQIVFEPERADMVPLDRAVVRIEKIRRPKNCPNRKIYFFGNQQDFSYGYKNIFMDMTTSTSHIRISENEMHSYTESTGIMRTLNKPRTMHMHQKISITLKSIDPARGALPEILDPASTSLYAYTNLDRIPEEE, encoded by the exons ATGTTGGCAATAATTCTACCATTTTTCCTAG CCGCACACGTACCCGTGGACCAGCCATCCGAGAGCTCAAATTGGCAGCAATATGGTCCAGAATCCACTTACGACGTACTGGTGAACATGTCTTTGTCTAACATCGTCCATCAAAAGGATAATTTCTGTTCGATGATCGGTGCCGAGTTAAAGTGCAGGTTAAAAGGTAGCGACACCCTCGGCTGTCGTTTCGCAAACGGCAAAATCGTACGACCAGACCCGGAGGACGCGAGGTGCTCAAACGCGAAGAATTTCGTGCCAATAAACGACAGATTCGTCGACGAACAACCATTCGAAGTCAGATTTAATTCAAGAGGCATCGAGAATCTCGTCGTCTCGAGGAATATTGCCAGATGGAGGCTAGATATGATTAGAGCAATTATTGGTCAACTGAACGTCGGCTTTGAACTGGAAAAGGGACGACAACGGTTCGTTACCATGGAGAACTCTAGTATCGGCTACTGCGAGGTGGAGATCAAAATGTCAAGGACAGGATACAGTCGAGAGGACACCGCGGATGATCGTCGGAGATTTCAGATTGTCTTTGAACCAGAGAGAGCCGACATGGTGCCATTGGACAGGGCAGTAGTTCGGATAGAGAAGATCAGAAGACCCAAGAACTGTCCCAATAGGAAGATATATTTCTTTGGGAATCAACAGGATTTCAGTTATGGGTATAAGAATATCTTCATGGATATG ACAACATCCACCAGCCACATACGCATCTCAGAAAATGAAATGCATTCGTACACAGAATCAACCGGCATCATGAGAACGTTAAACAAGCCAAGAACGATGCACATGCATCAGAAGATAAGCATCACCTTGAAGAGCATAGATCCTGCACGAGGTGCATTACCAGAGATCCTGGATCCTGCATCGACCAGTCTATACGCATATACTAATTTAGATAGAATCCCTGAAGAAGAATAA
- the LOC114883207 gene encoding uncharacterized protein LOC114883207 isoform X2 gives MYVVLNIVPFFLAARVAVDSPWEYGPEYTFQVRVNSTAIPEEGSYVSIQLNVTAKLVCQPKGFYALSCHFRDSEANSYVWLDGTPAVPVNQEAYGFNQDQFEIKFNEQGLESLVVNENIQPRELDMIRVIVDQLNIGVLVGKDGETFVAVENFTMGECATAFTVDRNVIGYPSHKNRGYMLGTMFSVKDGELVQIRKVRHLHMCTHKVPYFFGSAESFRQVSDVVSTVSSSKNVIMLTSTEFLSGTTNVITTNKVSEGMMTTLYENISLMLESILPAKSKPVVVKDPEPASIFIGRWLIDKSFEDDSSMEI, from the exons CCGCACGTGTAGCCGTCGATTCGCCGTGGGAGTACGGGCCCGAGTACACTTTCCAGGTGAGAGTCAATTCGACGGCGATACCCGAAGAGGGTAGCTACGTTAGTATCCAGCTGAACGTGACAGCGAAATTGGTATGCCAGCCGAAAGGATTCTACGCGTTGAGTTGCCATTTTCGTGACTCGGAGGCGAACAGTTACGTCTGGCTGGACGGGACACCGGCGGTACCGGTCAACCAAGAAGCTTACGGTTTCAACCAGGATCAGTTCGAGATTAAATTTAACGAGCAAGGACTGGAAAGTCTGGTGGTGAACGAAAATATTCAACCGAGGGAACTGGATATGATTAGGGTGATCGTTGATCAACTGAACATCGGTGTACTCGTTGGAAAGGACGGAGAAACGTTCGTAGCGGTGGAAAATTTTACCATGGGAGAGTGCGCGACGGCTTTCACCGTGGATAGAAACGTAATTGGTTATCCATCGCATAAGAATCGTGGATACATGCTGGGTACCATGTTCAGTGTGAAGGATGGTGAACTGGTGCAGATTAGGAAGGTTAGGCACCTTCATATGTGCACCCACAAAGTGCCCTATTTTTTCGGAAGCGCAGAGAGCTTTAGACAAGTCAGCGACGTGGTGTCTACTGTT AGTTCATCGAAGAACGTCATCATGCTAACATCCACGGAGTTCTTATCAGGTACAACAAACGTTATAACCACCAACAAAGTATCCGAAGGAATGATGACAACTTTATACGAGAACATAAGCCTGATGTTAGAATCAATTCTACCAGCTAAAAGTAAACCAGTCGTGGTAAAAGATCCCGAACCAGCTAGCATATTCATTGGAAGATGGTTAATAGATAAATCGTTCGAGGATGATTCCTCGATggagatttaa